Proteins from one Anaerolineae bacterium genomic window:
- a CDS encoding universal stress protein → MRILIGVDHAPGSNPAVLFGGMLARDLGKPVTLLRVVQNAGHQAIGEQALADAMAAVRAYTSAVEGRVRVGHPAEEIIREAEEGGYGLVVVGERQHQVLRTRFPLGSTAERVIEHAPCPVVVAQGRIGPVRSILLCEGVRDDETLVKRFLQQLPCLLTLAPTITVLHVMSQVSTAPEKSGDILVASVEQLIERRTSEGRRLQRDKIMLGNAGVNPILKIRRGLVVEEIAAEAQTGAYDLMVIGAHPSDGWRRILLDDITRRVLMGAGLPVLVVR, encoded by the coding sequence ATGCGCATTCTAATCGGCGTGGATCATGCGCCGGGCTCCAATCCGGCGGTATTGTTCGGCGGCATGCTCGCTCGAGACCTGGGCAAACCGGTGACCTTGCTCCGGGTCGTTCAGAATGCTGGCCACCAGGCGATCGGAGAGCAGGCTCTAGCCGATGCGATGGCAGCGGTTCGCGCTTACACTTCGGCGGTGGAAGGGCGCGTTCGCGTTGGCCACCCAGCCGAGGAGATCATCAGAGAAGCGGAAGAGGGCGGATATGGGCTGGTCGTAGTAGGCGAGCGTCAACACCAAGTGCTCCGCACGCGTTTTCCGCTGGGCTCGACGGCTGAACGCGTAATTGAGCATGCCCCTTGCCCTGTCGTGGTGGCCCAAGGCCGAATTGGACCGGTGCGTAGCATCTTACTATGCGAAGGAGTCCGAGATGACGAGACCCTGGTCAAGCGTTTCCTGCAACAGCTCCCCTGCCTTCTGACGCTGGCGCCTACCATCACCGTACTCCATGTGATGTCGCAGGTCAGCACAGCACCAGAGAAAAGCGGCGACATATTGGTGGCCAGCGTGGAGCAACTGATCGAGCGACGCACCAGCGAGGGACGCCGCCTGCAGCGGGACAAGATCATGCTGGGAAATGCAGGGGTGAACCCGATCCTCAAAATCCGGCGTGGCCTGGTGGTGGAGGAGATCGCTGCCGAAGCGCAGACAGGCGCTTATGACCTCATGGTCATCGGCGCTCATCCCAGCGACGGATGGCGGCGCATCTTGCTCGACGATATCACGCGCCGGGTGCTGATGGGAGCCGGCTTGCCGGTGCTCGTGGTGCGGTAG